One segment of Heterodontus francisci isolate sHetFra1 chromosome 28, sHetFra1.hap1, whole genome shotgun sequence DNA contains the following:
- the LOC137345331 gene encoding histone H4-like: RGKGGKGLGKDGAKRHSKVLPDNIQGITKPAIRRLARRGGVKRISGLIYEETVGVLKVFLENVIRDAVTYTEHTKRKTVTAMDVVFALKRQGRTLHGFSG, encoded by the coding sequence agaggtaaaggagggaaaggactgggcaaagacggagcaaagcggcacagcaaagtgcttcctgataatatccagggcatcaccaaaccagcaatccgccgcctggctcgccgtggcggggtcaagcggatctcgggtttgatctatgaggagacggtcggggtgttgaaggttttcctggagaatgtgatcagggatgcggtcacctacactgaacacaccaagcgcaagacggtcactgccatggatgtggtgtttgctctgaaacggcagggccgcactctccacggattcagcggctga